A DNA window from Arachis duranensis cultivar V14167 chromosome 3, aradu.V14167.gnm2.J7QH, whole genome shotgun sequence contains the following coding sequences:
- the LOC107480101 gene encoding LOW QUALITY PROTEIN: coiled-coil domain-containing protein SCD2 (The sequence of the model RefSeq protein was modified relative to this genomic sequence to represent the inferred CDS: inserted 2 bases in 1 codon) — MDRRRTDSPVYARQWSVDSSSTGSSSPVMSPSHPNSRLGPSATMKHRNVAAKAAAQRLAQVMASRTAFDDDDDDDEDDDDLVFRAPRRPSLSSHSNNGTSSKNGFNSMAIPPISASRPNRSPSPALGRNFLDHNVSVRSTSAGRPAVSVRSTSIVPPSKSTIQTPMAVPPIDPPTNRTRDKRFPLDIRQHKPTDSGNQREASALRDELDMLQEENETILEKLRYTEQKREEVEARARELEKQVASLGEGVSMETKWVARKEAALRQREAALKAAQQAQGGREEEMNALRVEIQNLKDDTAAAAEQQKEAEVEAKALRTMTQRMILTQEEMEEVVLKRCWLARYWGLAVKHGICADVAISKHEYWSSLAPLPFEIVISAGQKAKEESWNKSSDDPDRSKPVRDLSDLAGEGNIESMLSVEMGLRELASLKVEDAVVLALGQHKRPNIVRHSILDSKSPGDPKFVEAFELSDEEAEDVLFKEAWLTYFWRRALFYGVEDDIAEXSPTSHDAVDVERGLLELRKLGIEQQLWEASRKEIDQPPRLAVDSHQPPGLAVDSDKLSIKSDASS; from the exons ATGGATCGGAGAAGAACCGATAGTCCGGTTTATGCGCGCCAGTGGAGCGTCGACTCCAGTAGCACTGGCTCCTCGTCGCCGGTCATGTCGCCGTCTCATCCTAACTCGCGTCTCGGTCCCTCCGCCACCATGAAGCATCGTAACGTTGCCGCGAAAGCGGCCGCACAACGTCTTGCTCAGGTCATGGCTTCCAGGACGGCCTttgacgacgacgacgacgacgacgaagACGACGATGATCTCGTGTTCCGTGCTCCGAGGCgtccttctctctcttctcactCTAACAACGGTACCAGCAGTAAGAACGGCTTCAATTCCATGGCCATCCCTCCGATTTCTGCCTCTAGGCCTAATAGATCTCCATCTCCTGCG ttaGGTCGGAATTTCTTGGACCATAATGTTTCAGTACGTTCAACATCAGCTGGAAGGCCGGCAGTGTCCGTACGTTCAACATCGATAGTGCCACCAAGTAAATCCACAATTCAAACTCCGATGGCTGTACCTCCAATTGATCCTCCTACCAATAGAACTAGAGACAAAAG GTTTCCATTAGATATCAGGCAACATAAGCCAACAGATAGCGGGAATCAACGTGAAGCTTCTGCACTCCGTGATGAA CTCGATATGCTACAAGAAGAGAATGAGACCATATTAGAGAAG CTAAGATATACAGAGCAAAAACGAGAGGAGGTAGAAGCTAGAGCCAGGGAGCTTGAGAAACAG GTTGCTTCTCTTGGAGAAGGTGTATCCATGGAAACCAAATGGGTGGCTAG GAAGGAAGCTGCTCTGCGTCAAAGAGAG GCTGCTCTAAAGGCTGCCCAACAAGCGCAGGGTGGGAGAGAGGAGGAAATGAATGCTCTTCGTGTTGAAATTCAG aACCTGAAAGATGATACTGCAGCTGCTGCAGAACAACAGAAAGAAGCTGAAGTGGAAGCAAAAGCACTCCGCACAATGACACAGAGAATGATTTTGACCCAAGAAGAAATG GAGGAAGTAGTTCTGAAAAGATGCTGGCTTGCTCGCTACTGGGGTCTTGCTGTAAAACATG GCATATGTGCAGATGTAGCAATATCGAAGCATGAATATTGGTCTTCTCTAGCTCCTCTTCCTTTTGAAATTGTCATCTCTGCTGGACAAAAAGCTAAAGAGGAATCTTGGAACAAAA GTTCTGATGATCCAGATAGAAGTAAACCTGTTCGTGATTTGAGCGATCTTGCTGGGGAAGGAAACATTGAGAGCATGCTTTCGGTGGAGATGGGTTTGAGGGAGCTTGCTTCACTTAAG GTTGAAGATGCTGTTGTTCTTGCATTAGGCCAACACAAACGTCCAAATATTGTTCGACATTCCATTTTag ATTCCAAATCACCAGGTGATCCCAAATTTGTGGAAGCATTTG AATTAAGTGATGAGGAAGCAGAGGATGTTCTTTTCAAAGAG GCCTGGCTAACGTATTTCTGGAGAAGAGCTTTATTCTATGGTGTGGAAGATGATATTGCAGA GTCACCAACTTCACATGATGCCGTTGATG TTGAGCGAGGTTTGCTGGAGTTGAGGAAGCTGGGTATAGAACAACAACTATGGGAAGCTTCTCGGAAGGAAATCGATCAGCCACCAAGATTGGCCGTTGATAGCCATCAGCCACCAGGATTAGCAGTTGATAGTGATAAGCTTTCCATCAAGTCGGATGCATCGTCCTGA